A genomic segment from Epinephelus fuscoguttatus linkage group LG17, E.fuscoguttatus.final_Chr_v1 encodes:
- the LOC125904292 gene encoding uncharacterized protein LOC125904292 has product MHRVDSAGILERMARLGCVARRTYSVKGPHSLVHVDTNHKLIRYGIVIFAGIDGYSRKIMYLGSANNNKASTALGFFMSSVEKFGFPLRVRGDQGVENVGIAQYMFTIRGCGRASYISGKSVHNQRVERLWRDVWMAVTRVYCELLHGLEEECLLDPSNSLQLFCAQYIFVPRLQMDLDTFTAGWDNHPLRTEQNLTPNQLWTIGFLQYPVAAPENLEDLQDHLLDNPDSLREDAPAAAAAAAAGGVVLPPIQCPLGPQAMAGLRAAINPITPSQDNGRDIYKAALDYVTFHSNLAG; this is encoded by the exons ATGCACAGGGTGGATTCTGCAGGGATCTTGGAGAGAATGGCACGTTTAGGCTGTGTTGCTAGAAGAACATATTCTGTCAAGGGTCCCCACTCACTGGTCCACGTGGACACAAACCACAAACttatcag aTATGGTATCGTTATCTTCGCTGGAATTGATGGTTATTCACGAAAG ATAATGTACCTGGGTTCTGCGAATAATAACAAGGCATCAACAGCACTTGGCTTCTTCATGAGCTCAGTTGAAAAGTTTGGCTTTCCATTAAG AGTTAGAGGAGACCAAGGGGTCGAAAATGTCGGCATTGCTCAGTACATGTTCACTATTCGTGGCTGTGGCAGAGCAAGCTACATATCTGGGAAAAGTGTGCATAATCAAAG AGTGGAGCGCTTATGGCGTGACGTGTGGATGGCAGTAACAAGGGTATATTGTGAGCTACTTCATGGTCTTGAAGAGGAGTGCCTACTTGATCCCTCCAACAGCCTGCAGTTATTCTGTGCCCAGTACATATTTGTACCACGCCTCCAAATGGACCTAGACACTTTTACAGCCGGGTGGGATAACCATCCTCTGCGAACGGAACAAAACCTGACTCCCAATCAACTTTGGACCATTGGATTTCTCCAGTATCCTGTGGCTGCTCCAGAGAATCTAGAG GATTTGCAAGATCACTTGTTAGACAACCCTGACAGTTTGAGAGAAgatgctcctgctgctgctgctgctgctgctgctggtggagtAGTTCTACCACCCATCCAGTGCCCTCTGGGGCCACAGGCTATGGCTGGACTGAGGGCAGCCATCAATCCTATCACTCCCTCCCAGGACAATGGAAGAGACATTTACAAGGCTGCGCTTGACTATGtaacatttcactcaaactTGGCAGGATAA